One part of the Moorena sp. SIOASIH genome encodes these proteins:
- a CDS encoding Ppx/GppA phosphatase family protein: MVNSLTQDIFLHVSTPDKEQERIIAAIDIGTNSIHMVVVRIDPKLPAFTIIGKEKDTVRLGNCNPRTGELTPEAMNRAIATLQRCKELAASLNAENIVAVATSAVREARNGQAFLHQVYTELGLLVNLISGQEEARRIYLGVLSAMEFNNQPHIIIDIGGGSTELILGDSHNPRSLSSTKIGAVRLTKEFVTTDPISQSEFLYLQAYIRGMLERAVDDIQGNLKLSEQPRLVGTSGTIETLAKMHAYEHLGMLPNPLTGYELSRQDLEKMLKRLAAMSLAERSTLPEMSERRSEIIVAGTIILLEAMKLLGMESIIICGRSLREGLIVDWMLTHGLIEDRLRYQDEVRERSVIAVAGKYQVNLDYSQRVANFALSLFDQTQGKLHNWGTQARELLWAAAILHNCGVYVSHSSHHKHSYYLIRNAELLGFLEPEIEIIANLARYHRKSPPKKKHENYNNLANQEHRLLVSQLSALLRLAVALDRRQIGAIRHVKSDYQSDDKALYLYLVPAFGNDDCALELWNFDYKKSVFEEEFGVKVVASLASKSSLARD, translated from the coding sequence ATGGTTAACTCACTGACCCAAGACATTTTCCTACATGTTTCCACTCCTGACAAAGAGCAAGAGCGCATTATTGCTGCCATCGATATTGGTACCAATTCCATTCACATGGTGGTGGTGCGAATTGATCCCAAACTCCCGGCATTCACGATTATTGGTAAAGAAAAGGACACAGTCAGGTTAGGGAATTGCAACCCCCGGACCGGTGAGTTGACCCCCGAAGCCATGAACAGAGCGATCGCAACTCTACAACGCTGCAAGGAACTAGCAGCTAGCCTCAATGCTGAAAACATCGTTGCTGTAGCAACCAGTGCTGTGCGCGAAGCTCGGAATGGCCAGGCTTTTTTGCACCAGGTATATACAGAATTGGGTTTATTGGTCAACCTAATTTCTGGTCAGGAGGAAGCACGACGCATCTACCTAGGTGTGTTGTCAGCTATGGAATTCAACAACCAGCCCCATATCATTATTGATATTGGCGGTGGTTCAACGGAATTGATCCTCGGGGATAGTCACAACCCCCGTTCCCTAAGTAGCACAAAAATAGGAGCCGTTCGTCTTACAAAGGAGTTTGTAACTACAGACCCGATCAGCCAAAGTGAGTTTCTCTATTTGCAAGCCTATATCAGGGGAATGTTAGAGCGAGCTGTTGACGACATCCAGGGTAACCTGAAACTCAGTGAACAGCCTCGTTTAGTGGGGACATCTGGCACTATTGAGACCCTAGCCAAGATGCACGCCTATGAGCATCTGGGTATGTTACCTAATCCCCTAACGGGTTATGAGCTCAGTCGTCAAGATTTGGAAAAAATGCTCAAGCGCTTAGCTGCTATGAGTTTGGCTGAACGCTCAACCCTGCCAGAGATGTCCGAGAGGCGTTCAGAAATTATTGTTGCTGGCACAATCATTTTATTAGAAGCCATGAAGCTTCTGGGAATGGAGTCGATCATAATTTGTGGACGATCACTCCGGGAAGGCTTAATCGTTGACTGGATGCTCACCCATGGATTGATTGAAGACCGGCTACGCTACCAAGATGAGGTAAGGGAAAGGAGCGTGATCGCAGTGGCCGGGAAATATCAGGTCAACCTGGACTATAGTCAGCGGGTGGCTAACTTTGCCCTGAGCTTATTTGACCAAACCCAAGGAAAACTGCACAATTGGGGAACACAGGCACGGGAATTACTTTGGGCAGCAGCAATTTTACACAACTGTGGCGTGTATGTGAGTCATTCCTCCCACCACAAGCATTCTTATTACTTAATTCGTAATGCTGAACTGTTGGGCTTTCTGGAGCCAGAAATTGAAATCATTGCTAATCTGGCTCGTTACCATCGCAAGAGTCCTCCGAAGAAAAAGCATGAGAATTACAATAATCTGGCCAATCAAGAGCATCGGCTGTTGGTGAGTCAGCTTAGTGCTTTGTTAAGGTTAGCTGTTGCTTTAGACCGTAGACAGATTGGTGCAATTCGGCATGTTAAGTCTGATTATCAATCCGATGATAAAGCACTTTATCTATATTTAGTTCCCGCTTTTGGTAATGATGATTGTGCTTTAGAACTGTGGAATTTTGATTATAAAAAATCGGTTTTTGAAGAGGAATTTGGAGTTAAAGTGGTGGCGAGTTTGGCATCCAAGAGTAGTCTGGCTCGTGATTAA
- a CDS encoding 4-hydroxybenzoate solanesyltransferase, with translation MLTQPNPHPIPTWLAIMRLLRWDKPTGRLILMVPALWAVFLAAQGKPPIPLVAVIVLGTLATSAAGCVINDVWDHNIDSQVARTRSRPLASKALSVKVGVVVALVAMVCAGVIALYLNPFTFGLCVAAVPVIVFYPSAKRVFPVPQLVMAIAWGFAVLISWSAITKTLEPATWLLWGATVLWALGFDTVYAMPDREDDQRIGVRSSALFFGKYAADAVGVFFAGTASLLAGLGVVMDLQLGFWLALVIATVVWIWHYTRLRKPNHPTSVYGEIFRQNVWIGFVLLAGMIIGSQ, from the coding sequence ATGCTTACCCAGCCAAACCCCCATCCCATACCCACCTGGCTAGCCATTATGCGACTGTTGCGATGGGACAAGCCAACTGGACGATTGATTTTAATGGTGCCAGCACTGTGGGCAGTTTTTTTAGCAGCCCAAGGGAAACCACCGATTCCCCTGGTTGCTGTGATTGTTCTTGGAACTTTAGCCACCAGTGCTGCTGGCTGTGTAATTAATGACGTTTGGGATCACAATATTGATTCCCAAGTGGCGCGAACTCGCTCACGCCCTTTGGCATCCAAAGCCCTATCGGTCAAAGTTGGTGTAGTAGTTGCCTTAGTTGCTATGGTCTGCGCTGGGGTGATTGCTCTGTATCTTAATCCTTTCACCTTTGGGCTTTGCGTGGCCGCTGTACCAGTAATTGTGTTTTACCCATCTGCCAAGCGAGTGTTTCCTGTACCGCAACTGGTTATGGCCATTGCTTGGGGTTTTGCTGTACTGATTAGTTGGAGTGCCATTACTAAAACCCTAGAACCAGCTACCTGGTTACTCTGGGGAGCAACGGTACTTTGGGCATTGGGATTTGACACAGTCTATGCCATGCCAGACCGGGAGGATGACCAGAGGATTGGGGTGCGCTCTAGTGCCTTGTTTTTCGGTAAGTATGCTGCTGATGCCGTAGGTGTGTTCTTTGCTGGTACTGCTAGCTTGCTTGCTGGCCTCGGGGTTGTGATGGATCTCCAACTGGGCTTTTGGTTAGCCCTAGTGATAGCGACAGTAGTGTGGATTTGGCACTATACTAGACTACGAAAGCCCAATCATCCCACATCTGTCTATGGAGAGATTTTTCGCCAAAATGTCTGGATTGGCTTTGTGCTACTGGCGGGGATGATTATTGGTAGTCAATAG
- a CDS encoding DUF6232 family protein: MLSNFLPDDVSEQTEVQTSFLKIRGKSLIFGNVVYQIHNITSIGLVDLSRNATYKKPMTKLSIVLFIIMIIALATVLYGFSSNIIVVIAIGAWLIYDSKKTINKKIKKYGMTIYTNNGLNKILVSRDKEFIQKVILSLYGVMNSNEPKAINYNFDNNKIETLDMGDIAYTIVSGNVSGNVSGNVSGNVSGNVSGNVSANVEGDVVSRV, encoded by the coding sequence ATGTTGAGTAATTTTCTGCCAGATGACGTTAGTGAGCAAACTGAAGTTCAAACATCTTTTTTAAAGATTAGAGGGAAAAGTTTAATATTTGGTAATGTTGTGTACCAAATTCATAATATTACAAGTATCGGATTAGTTGATTTGAGCAGGAATGCTACATATAAAAAGCCAATGACCAAGCTTTCTATTGTTTTATTTATTATAATGATAATAGCTTTGGCTACTGTATTGTATGGATTTTCTTCAAACATAATTGTAGTTATAGCTATTGGAGCTTGGTTAATTTATGACTCTAAGAAAACTATAAATAAAAAAATAAAAAAATATGGAATGACTATTTATACAAATAATGGCCTGAATAAAATTTTAGTAAGTAGGGATAAAGAATTTATTCAAAAAGTTATTTTGAGTTTGTATGGTGTGATGAATAGCAATGAACCCAAAGCTATTAATTATAACTTTGATAATAATAAAATTGAAACTTTGGACATGGGAGATATTGCTTATACTATAGTATCAGGTAATGTATCAGGTAATGTATCAGGTAATGTATCAGGTAATGTATCAGGTAATGTATCAGGTAATGTATCAGCTAATGTTGAAGGGGATGTTGTGAGCCGGGTTTAA
- a CDS encoding ribulose bisphosphate carboxylase small subunit, with translation MKTLPKERRYETLSYLPPLSDAQIMRQVEYILAEGYIPAIEFNESSEPEIYYWTLWKLPLFKATSPKDVLAEVDECRSEYRDCYIRVVGFDNVKQCQVLSFIIHKPNDGVSRSRW, from the coding sequence ATGAAAACATTACCAAAAGAGCGTCGTTACGAAACCCTTTCCTACTTACCCCCCCTGAGTGACGCTCAGATTATGCGGCAAGTGGAGTACATTTTAGCGGAAGGTTACATCCCTGCGATTGAGTTCAACGAAAGCTCTGAACCAGAGATTTACTACTGGACATTATGGAAACTGCCTTTGTTCAAGGCTACCTCACCTAAAGATGTGCTAGCGGAAGTGGATGAGTGTCGCTCTGAATACCGCGACTGCTATATCCGGGTTGTGGGTTTTGATAACGTTAAGCAGTGCCAAGTTCTCAGTTTCATCATTCACAAGCCCAATGACGGTGTTAGCCGCAGCCGTTGGTAA
- a CDS encoding chaperonin family protein RbcX, with protein sequence MDLKRVAKDTAKVLASYMTYQALRTVVNQLRETDPPRALWLQSFSSQQSIQDGDAYLEELLRAKPELALRIMTVRQHIAEEVAEFLPEMVCTTIQHSNIEHRRRHLERITQFTIPDNPTNSEQQTDSDT encoded by the coding sequence ATGGATTTAAAACGAGTTGCGAAAGATACAGCCAAGGTGCTCGCTAGCTATATGACCTATCAAGCACTGCGGACAGTGGTAAACCAGTTAAGAGAAACCGACCCTCCCCGAGCGCTTTGGCTACAGTCTTTTTCCTCACAACAAAGTATCCAAGATGGAGACGCTTATCTTGAGGAATTACTGCGGGCTAAACCTGAATTAGCGTTGCGGATTATGACTGTGCGGCAACATATAGCCGAGGAAGTGGCCGAGTTCTTGCCTGAAATGGTTTGCACTACTATCCAGCATTCGAATATAGAACATCGGCGTCGGCATCTTGAGCGCATCACGCAATTCACTATTCCAGATAACCCGACTAATTCTGAACAGCAAACTGATTCGGATACCTAA
- a CDS encoding form I ribulose bisphosphate carboxylase large subunit encodes MSYSSTRTQTKAGYDAGVKDYKLTYYTPDYTPKDTDILAAFRVTPQPGVPPEEAGAAVAAESSTGTWTTVWTDLLTDLDRYKGRCYDIEPVRGEDNQFICFIAYPLDLFEEGSVTNMLTSIVGNVFGFKALRALRLEDLRIPIAYLKTFQGPPHGIVVERDKLNKYGRPLLGCTIKPKLGLSAKNYGRAVYECLRGGLDFTKDDENINSQPFMRWRDRFLFVADAIHKSQAETGEIKGHYLNVTAPTCEEMMKRAEFAKSLDMPIIMHDYLTGGFTANTTLARWCRDNGVLLHIHRAMHAVIDRQKHHGMHFRVLAKCLRMSGGDHLHSGTVVGKLEGEKGITMGFVDLMREDHIEQDRERGIYFTQDWASMPGVMPVASGGIHVWHMPALVEIFGDDSCLQFGGGTLGHPWGNAPGATANRVALEACIQARNEGRNLMREGGDVIREAAKWSPELAVACELWKEIKFEFEAMDTV; translated from the coding sequence ATGTCTTACTCATCAACCAGGACTCAGACAAAAGCTGGCTACGATGCCGGTGTAAAAGACTATAAATTAACCTATTATACGCCAGATTATACTCCAAAAGATACGGATATTTTGGCAGCCTTTCGCGTAACACCGCAGCCTGGTGTACCTCCGGAAGAAGCCGGTGCAGCGGTTGCAGCTGAGTCTTCTACGGGTACCTGGACAACAGTTTGGACTGACTTGCTGACTGACCTAGACCGTTACAAAGGTCGTTGCTACGACATCGAACCAGTACGTGGGGAAGACAACCAGTTCATCTGCTTTATTGCCTACCCACTGGATCTGTTTGAAGAAGGCTCAGTCACCAACATGCTGACCTCCATCGTGGGTAACGTTTTTGGTTTCAAAGCTCTGCGAGCACTGCGCTTAGAAGACTTGCGGATTCCCATTGCTTACCTCAAGACCTTCCAAGGACCGCCCCACGGGATTGTTGTAGAGCGGGACAAGTTGAATAAGTATGGTCGTCCTTTGCTTGGTTGTACCATTAAGCCCAAGCTAGGTCTATCCGCTAAGAACTACGGTCGTGCAGTATATGAGTGCTTGCGCGGTGGTCTGGACTTCACCAAAGACGACGAAAACATTAACTCCCAGCCCTTCATGCGCTGGCGCGATCGCTTCCTGTTCGTAGCAGACGCAATCCACAAATCCCAAGCTGAAACTGGCGAAATCAAAGGTCACTACCTCAACGTCACTGCTCCCACCTGCGAGGAGATGATGAAGCGGGCTGAGTTTGCTAAATCCCTCGATATGCCCATCATCATGCACGACTACCTCACTGGTGGCTTTACCGCCAACACCACTCTGGCTCGTTGGTGCCGTGATAATGGGGTTCTGCTGCACATCCACCGCGCTATGCACGCTGTGATTGACCGTCAGAAACACCACGGTATGCACTTCCGGGTCTTGGCTAAGTGCTTACGCATGTCCGGTGGTGACCACCTCCACTCCGGTACTGTAGTCGGTAAGCTTGAAGGTGAGAAAGGTATCACCATGGGCTTCGTTGACCTGATGCGGGAAGACCACATTGAGCAAGACCGCGAACGGGGTATTTACTTCACTCAAGATTGGGCTTCCATGCCTGGTGTAATGCCAGTGGCTTCTGGTGGTATTCACGTTTGGCACATGCCTGCGCTAGTGGAAATCTTTGGTGATGATTCTTGCCTACAATTCGGTGGTGGTACTCTAGGTCACCCATGGGGTAATGCTCCTGGTGCTACTGCAAACCGGGTAGCTCTAGAAGCTTGTATCCAAGCTCGTAACGAAGGTCGTAACCTGATGCGTGAAGGTGGTGACGTGATCCGGGAAGCTGCTAAGTGGAGTCCTGAGTTGGCAGTTGCTTGCGAACTGTGGAAGGAAATCAAGTTCGAGTTCGAGGCAATGGATACAGTCTGA
- a CDS encoding two-component regulator propeller domain-containing protein translates to MAWLTNWLTNRITNRLTNRIGLVVSATLLGQILPVSIPDSEPNNYLSYFSTAIAQTQLSTDSVNKEVSPPTSLRNPPPPTRPLPDQRLRQETQPLPADFRVSALQPDFTGELWVGSWLGLTRIDPNTGKIRTRLSLPNYTVGAITQDRVGRIWVGTYEGLLRIDPRNNEINAQNYTLPSNNVLSLLIDTRGYLWVGSDRGLALISPDQGLLMTTLQKLPGVSANALTLDEEGQLWVGTLEGLVRVDTASAFVIARIKDLPGNTVQTLTRGPEGMLWAGTPNSLLVINPDTYEVFRSVTPLRGRNVTAVQFDLDGNVWVGTDNGLFKIKRDSGEVLAKLGKLPSSRILALAPNTGNKLWIGTSEGLAWVSMTTGRIEPHLGFVREIPGSF, encoded by the coding sequence ATGGCATGGTTAACTAATTGGTTAACTAACCGGATAACTAACCGGTTAACTAACCGTATCGGCCTGGTAGTCAGTGCTACACTGCTGGGGCAAATCTTACCTGTGTCAATCCCAGACAGTGAGCCAAACAACTATTTATCATATTTTTCAACAGCGATCGCTCAGACACAGTTATCCACTGACTCTGTAAACAAAGAGGTATCCCCCCCCACCTCCCTGAGAAACCCTCCGCCTCCCACTAGACCTTTGCCTGATCAACGCCTCAGGCAAGAAACCCAGCCCCTGCCAGCGGATTTTCGGGTGTCTGCGTTGCAACCGGATTTTACGGGTGAGCTTTGGGTGGGCTCTTGGCTAGGATTAACTAGAATTGACCCCAATACTGGAAAAATCCGCACTCGCCTCAGTCTGCCGAATTACACTGTTGGTGCTATAACTCAAGACCGGGTAGGGCGGATTTGGGTAGGAACCTATGAAGGACTATTGCGTATAGACCCCCGTAATAATGAAATTAATGCCCAAAACTATACCTTACCGTCTAATAATGTGTTGTCTTTGTTGATTGACACTCGTGGCTATCTTTGGGTGGGAAGCGATCGCGGTCTGGCTCTGATTAGCCCTGACCAGGGATTGTTGATGACAACATTACAAAAATTACCCGGTGTCAGTGCCAATGCTCTGACCCTAGATGAAGAGGGTCAGCTGTGGGTGGGGACTCTAGAAGGGCTAGTGCGAGTGGATACTGCTAGTGCTTTTGTGATTGCTCGCATCAAGGATTTACCAGGAAACACGGTACAAACCTTGACCCGAGGACCGGAGGGAATGCTATGGGCTGGCACTCCTAATAGTTTACTGGTGATTAACCCAGACACTTACGAAGTGTTCAGGTCTGTAACTCCCCTAAGAGGACGTAATGTCACTGCTGTGCAGTTTGATCTAGATGGTAATGTTTGGGTTGGTACGGATAATGGCTTATTTAAAATTAAACGAGACAGTGGAGAAGTGTTGGCTAAACTAGGCAAGCTACCCTCTAGTCGTATTCTGGCATTAGCTCCTAATACTGGTAACAAGTTGTGGATCGGAACTTCGGAAGGACTAGCTTGGGTGAGCATGACTACAGGTCGCATCGAGCCCCATTTGGGCTTTGTTAGAGAGATTCCAGGTAGCTTTTAG
- the cobU gene encoding bifunctional adenosylcobinamide kinase/adenosylcobinamide-phosphate guanylyltransferase: MSSNLILVTGPSRSGKSEWAETLAMQTGKSVIYVATATTNPDDPEWLARIEKHQQRRPSSWTTLLVPLDLAATITKYSDINHCLLVDSLGTWVANCLEQDDTVWHQTLQSLWNSLTQVKGSVIFVAEEAGWGVIPAYPMGRAFRDRLGNVVRYLGHLANPVYLVTGGHVLNLSTLGQPLPYNGNVGQSPQT; this comes from the coding sequence TTGAGCAGTAATTTAATTTTAGTCACCGGGCCATCCAGGTCTGGCAAAAGCGAGTGGGCAGAAACCCTCGCGATGCAGACTGGCAAATCGGTAATATACGTCGCTACTGCCACAACCAACCCGGATGATCCAGAGTGGCTTGCCCGGATTGAAAAACATCAGCAGCGACGCCCCAGTTCATGGACAACCCTTTTGGTACCACTGGACTTGGCAGCAACAATTACCAAATATTCTGACATCAATCACTGCCTGTTAGTAGATTCTCTAGGAACCTGGGTTGCCAATTGCCTAGAACAGGATGATACCGTTTGGCACCAAACGTTACAAAGCTTATGGAATAGTTTGACCCAGGTTAAAGGTTCTGTAATTTTTGTTGCAGAAGAGGCTGGCTGGGGAGTGATTCCAGCTTATCCTATGGGTAGGGCGTTTCGCGATCGCTTGGGAAATGTGGTGCGTTATTTGGGGCACTTGGCTAATCCAGTCTACTTAGTCACCGGTGGTCATGTGCTTAATCTCAGTACTCTGGGTCAACCATTACCCTATAATGGTAATGTTGGCCAATCACCTCAAACCTAA
- a CDS encoding c-type cytochrome produces the protein MEMVKTKLGKILITIVISIFLLAGVVAYVGWYNLFREDPNPPTYYDYESPEEHFKYGSIGTEKAEGVPYLIWLVLPRIFPDQLPRPGGYTSLGITWEEGKELPIGFSKKTIGFPRQGLTCASCHTATFRENPKDKPTIILGGPSSKFDSQGYLRFLQACANDPRFTADYILGEIGYNYELSWFDKLLYRYVIIPQTRKSILELGEGYAWMDSRPDWGPGRISPFNPGKFRYLEQPLDDSVDNSDMMSIWNQKMHEGFAYHWDGLETSLRETIQTGAIGDGATRKSINIEGLKRVEDYITELPPPPYPFEVNQTLAAKGSEIFTNTCASCHAFGGERTGTVIEIDEIGTDRNRLDMWTQEAADAYNEYAEGYEWDFDYLRKTNGYVAVALDGLWLRAPYLHNGSVPNLTNLLETPENRTKVFYRGYDVYDPEKVGFVSEGANAEKEGFRYDTSVIANGNQGHLYGTDLPEQDKKALIEYLKTL, from the coding sequence ATGGAAATGGTGAAGACGAAATTAGGGAAAATACTAATAACGATTGTGATTAGTATTTTCTTGCTGGCTGGAGTTGTAGCCTACGTGGGATGGTACAACCTATTTCGAGAAGACCCCAATCCTCCCACCTATTACGATTATGAGTCGCCAGAAGAACACTTCAAGTATGGTTCCATTGGCACAGAAAAGGCTGAAGGTGTACCGTATTTAATTTGGCTGGTGCTTCCCCGGATATTTCCCGATCAACTACCAAGACCGGGTGGTTATACGTCTTTGGGAATTACCTGGGAAGAGGGGAAAGAATTGCCCATTGGCTTTTCTAAAAAAACTATTGGTTTTCCCCGTCAGGGCCTAACCTGTGCTTCCTGTCATACTGCTACATTTCGCGAAAATCCTAAAGATAAACCTACCATTATTTTAGGAGGACCGTCAAGTAAGTTTGATTCTCAAGGCTACCTCCGATTTCTGCAAGCTTGTGCCAATGATCCACGATTTACAGCCGACTATATTCTTGGAGAAATTGGATACAATTATGAACTTTCTTGGTTTGATAAACTACTTTATCGCTATGTAATTATTCCTCAAACTAGGAAATCAATTCTCGAACTTGGGGAAGGATATGCGTGGATGGATTCCCGTCCCGACTGGGGACCTGGTCGGATCTCTCCATTCAACCCTGGCAAGTTTAGATACTTAGAGCAACCTCTAGATGATTCTGTTGACAACTCCGACATGATGTCGATTTGGAATCAAAAGATGCATGAAGGATTTGCCTATCATTGGGATGGCTTAGAAACGTCACTGAGGGAAACCATCCAGACTGGGGCAATCGGTGATGGTGCTACTAGGAAGTCGATTAATATCGAAGGTTTAAAGCGGGTAGAAGATTATATTACTGAATTACCTCCTCCCCCATATCCTTTTGAGGTTAATCAGACATTGGCAGCAAAAGGTAGTGAGATTTTTACCAATACCTGTGCATCCTGCCATGCTTTTGGTGGAGAACGGACAGGAACTGTTATTGAGATCGATGAGATTGGTACTGACCGCAACCGCTTAGATATGTGGACTCAGGAAGCAGCTGATGCTTATAATGAGTACGCTGAAGGCTATGAATGGGACTTTGACTACCTGCGTAAGACTAATGGTTATGTGGCAGTAGCCCTTGATGGACTTTGGCTCAGAGCTCCTTATCTCCATAATGGTTCGGTGCCTAACCTAACAAACCTACTAGAAACTCCTGAGAACCGGACGAAGGTATTTTACCGGGGATATGATGTCTATGATCCGGAAAAAGTCGGCTTTGTCTCGGAGGGAGCCAACGCTGAGAAGGAGGGTTTCAGATACGATACTAGTGTTATAGCTAACGGTAACCAAGGACATCTTTATGGAACTGATTTACCTGAACAGGATAAGAAAGCCTTGATTGAGTATCTGAAAACTCTGTGA
- a CDS encoding c-type cytochrome has protein sequence MSESENPTLLKGALKSLKRFWLLIIGVVLVITLVIAWPLISNSPVRYADINDHFKYGSIGSEPVNGVPYWIWKVLPAIFPDKLPGEGYASLGFIYEPGQDRPIGFSKRRMFVDRVGLNCAVCHAGTLRDTRDSTPRVITTMPSNTVDLSGYIKLISEVAFDPRFNANRILAEIAAQGEKFNPIQKLIYRYLVIPQTRDALMAQGSLLAFLNNQPDRGPGRVDTFNPYKSLQFRFPMDQLDPDELIGGADFPSIWNQKPREGLQLHWDGDNDSVDERNLSAALGAGVTPTTVDLDGIQRVADWLWELPPPPYPYEINQNLAAVGKPIYQNNCASCHAFGGSKVGKVTPIEEIGTDRYRLDSYTYELLSNQNTLFVGTPRRFKHFRKTNGYANVPLDGIWLRAPYLHNGSVPTLRDLLETPENRPKEFYRGDDVFDQEKVGFVSDVAEDNTKEFFKIDTEIPGNFKSGHLYGTDLSPEAKDALVEYMKTL, from the coding sequence ATGAGTGAATCAGAAAACCCAACCCTACTCAAGGGTGCTTTAAAAAGCTTAAAGCGGTTTTGGCTTCTTATTATCGGAGTTGTACTGGTCATCACCCTAGTCATCGCTTGGCCGTTGATATCCAACTCCCCAGTTAGATATGCAGATATTAACGACCACTTTAAGTATGGTTCCATCGGCAGCGAGCCAGTGAATGGAGTTCCCTACTGGATCTGGAAAGTACTGCCAGCAATTTTTCCAGATAAGCTACCCGGTGAGGGTTATGCTTCATTAGGCTTTATCTATGAACCAGGGCAAGACAGACCCATTGGCTTTTCAAAGCGTCGGATGTTCGTTGACCGTGTTGGTTTAAATTGTGCAGTTTGCCATGCTGGTACACTGCGAGATACCCGCGATAGTACACCCCGGGTAATCACCACCATGCCTTCCAATACGGTCGATCTATCGGGCTACATCAAGTTAATCTCCGAAGTAGCATTTGATCCACGATTCAACGCTAACCGGATTTTGGCAGAGATTGCAGCCCAAGGGGAAAAGTTCAACCCGATCCAGAAATTGATTTATCGCTACCTGGTTATTCCCCAGACTCGGGATGCTTTAATGGCTCAGGGTAGCCTACTCGCCTTTTTAAATAACCAACCTGATCGCGGTCCCGGGCGGGTGGATACTTTTAATCCCTATAAATCCCTGCAATTTCGCTTCCCGATGGATCAGTTAGACCCTGATGAACTGATTGGTGGTGCAGATTTTCCCTCGATCTGGAATCAGAAGCCTCGTGAGGGTTTGCAGTTGCACTGGGATGGTGATAACGACTCGGTGGATGAGCGGAACCTGAGCGCTGCTTTGGGTGCAGGGGTGACACCAACCACCGTAGATTTGGATGGGATTCAACGGGTTGCTGATTGGCTGTGGGAATTACCACCCCCGCCCTATCCCTATGAGATTAACCAGAATTTGGCAGCAGTGGGTAAGCCAATTTATCAAAACAACTGCGCCAGCTGCCATGCTTTTGGTGGTTCAAAGGTTGGCAAGGTAACACCTATTGAAGAAATTGGTACAGACCGATATCGTCTGGATTCCTACACCTATGAACTGCTTTCTAACCAAAATACCCTCTTTGTAGGCACACCAAGGCGTTTCAAACATTTCCGCAAGACCAATGGCTATGCCAATGTGCCCCTAGATGGAATTTGGCTAAGAGCTCCCTATTTACACAATGGTTCAGTACCAACTCTCAGAGACTTGTTGGAAACCCCCGAAAACCGACCCAAAGAATTCTATCGGGGTGATGATGTTTTCGATCAGGAAAAGGTTGGTTTTGTTTCCGATGTAGCCGAGGATAATACCAAGGAATTCTTTAAGATTGATACAGAAATTCCTGGCAATTTCAAGAGTGGTCACCTGTATGGAACTGACCTATCTCCAGAAGCCAAAGATGCCTTAGTGGAGTACATGAAGACCCTTTAA